A genomic stretch from Caulobacter sp. FWC2 includes:
- a CDS encoding YdbH domain-containing protein: MADPATAPETSKTSRKASRKMGDRARLLDLGLEAVSLSMLALIATGLVVWSGRREISRELAEAWLRDHGIEAAVELDDLDATGFSGKVRLGSRDNPVFAADRLEVAYDLSAPWTGEAFGIQTKAVRLVRPRVLASIDDKGQVRFGALQPLIDDFLKSPKTPNVPGPAVLVEDARLDLVTPGGRARLTGDASLDDGQLLRFDGRLAPLRYAVRDLAIDAKGATVSARKRGDRLTIDVSMALNSLEAPAADLAATTAKLTADLPYPDLAKMTASGPLEARLILRAEDGRFGDVQGQVVTGDLSLTGRLDGGLDSFAFLGRGRAALRGERLSAPSADARDASLALDLSRIAGGRQDGRLTLRGTTSADLRAGEAVAAGTAVRALHARATSDALGLVADTNGASVNGPLKIEAGADRLTAGALALAAARLNASGRIDQSAKGLFLTLNGSAGGRSAISGPDADRLAALIPNPEYGKPLSQALRTFDLALPAVGLEISGAHTKVTLPREARLAAPNGVVLTAAAPKGLLLDAGPDGARGALQASLSGGRLPTVRITAGDWRASGGVMASPLTIATEDFDLPPVQGVTGLIAGQARIADGRFTLTMPKCAPITAKAYALGDAPVTAIKGALCPAKAPLVTAGANGWNAAVRFQDAEGELALAQAKLQGIKGEASLGGAGGFERATVQVASAAVTDAAPERRFNPILAKGDLTLSGGLWNGSFQATTPVGAPLGEIRLRHVVATGIGQADIDASKLTFAKGGLQPADLSPMAAFAKNAQGPASFTGVFAWNATGATSRGRLVASKIDFTSPIGLVATLDGAVDFDSLAPLTTAPRQTLKIAKIDSIVPLTAVESEFQLAADSLKVSKATFEAAKGRISIEPIDVPLGLDKTLSGTIVIEHLDLGEVIAASSLADKVKVVAVVDGRLPFTFGPEGLRFQDGKIHAIQPGRIELARAALTGVQASPADSPGAPPAQPAQVNAIQDFAYQAMENLAFEQLEAGVNSTDKGRLGILFHIKGEHDPKIAEKARVGILDLLRGRAFDKRIALPAKTPVDLTLDTSLNFDELLAAWRRSFAPEDEAAQPRSGAVQP, translated from the coding sequence ATGGCCGACCCCGCGACCGCTCCCGAAACCAGCAAGACCTCCCGCAAGGCATCCCGGAAAATGGGGGATCGCGCGCGCCTGCTCGATCTGGGCCTGGAAGCCGTGTCGCTGTCGATGCTGGCCCTGATCGCCACCGGCTTGGTCGTCTGGTCCGGTCGGCGCGAGATCAGTCGCGAGCTGGCCGAGGCCTGGCTGCGCGACCACGGCATCGAGGCCGCCGTTGAGCTGGACGACCTGGACGCCACCGGCTTCAGCGGCAAGGTCCGCCTGGGTTCGCGCGATAACCCCGTCTTCGCCGCCGACCGGCTGGAGGTCGCCTACGACCTCTCCGCGCCCTGGACCGGCGAGGCGTTCGGCATCCAGACCAAGGCCGTGCGGCTGGTCCGTCCACGCGTGCTGGCCAGCATCGACGACAAGGGCCAGGTGCGGTTCGGCGCCCTGCAGCCGCTGATCGACGACTTCCTGAAGTCACCGAAGACACCGAACGTCCCGGGCCCCGCCGTGCTGGTCGAGGACGCGCGGCTCGATCTCGTCACCCCAGGCGGCCGGGCCCGTCTCACCGGCGACGCCAGCCTGGACGATGGCCAGCTGCTGCGGTTCGACGGCCGCCTGGCGCCGCTGCGCTACGCCGTCCGCGACCTGGCCATCGACGCCAAGGGCGCAACCGTCTCGGCCCGCAAACGTGGCGACCGGCTGACGATCGACGTCTCGATGGCCCTCAACAGCCTGGAAGCGCCGGCCGCCGACCTGGCCGCGACCACCGCCAAGCTGACCGCCGACCTGCCCTATCCGGACCTGGCGAAGATGACGGCCAGCGGCCCGCTGGAAGCGCGGCTGATCCTGCGCGCCGAGGACGGCCGCTTCGGCGACGTCCAGGGCCAGGTCGTGACCGGCGACCTCTCCCTGACCGGACGCCTGGACGGCGGGCTGGACAGCTTCGCTTTCCTGGGCCGAGGCCGGGCGGCCCTGCGCGGCGAGCGCTTGTCGGCCCCGTCGGCGGACGCCCGCGACGCCAGCCTGGCCCTCGATCTGTCCCGCATCGCCGGCGGCAGACAAGACGGCCGCCTGACCTTGCGCGGGACCACCAGCGCGGATCTCCGGGCCGGCGAGGCGGTGGCGGCCGGAACCGCTGTCCGCGCTCTGCACGCTCGCGCGACCTCCGACGCTCTGGGCCTCGTCGCCGACACCAACGGCGCCAGCGTCAACGGCCCGCTGAAGATCGAGGCCGGCGCCGACCGCCTGACCGCCGGCGCGCTGGCCCTGGCTGCGGCGCGCCTGAATGCCAGCGGCCGCATCGACCAGAGCGCCAAGGGCCTGTTCCTGACTCTGAACGGTTCGGCCGGCGGTCGCAGCGCCATCTCAGGACCCGACGCCGACCGCCTGGCGGCCCTGATCCCCAACCCGGAGTACGGCAAGCCGCTGAGCCAGGCCCTGCGGACCTTCGACCTCGCCTTGCCCGCCGTCGGCCTGGAGATCAGCGGCGCGCACACCAAGGTCACCCTGCCCCGCGAGGCGCGCCTGGCCGCGCCCAACGGCGTCGTCCTGACCGCCGCCGCACCGAAAGGCCTGCTGCTGGACGCCGGCCCGGACGGGGCGCGGGGCGCGCTGCAGGCCTCGCTCTCCGGCGGTCGCCTGCCGACCGTGCGGATTACAGCCGGCGACTGGCGCGCCTCGGGCGGTGTCATGGCCTCGCCACTGACCATCGCCACCGAGGACTTCGACCTGCCGCCGGTCCAGGGCGTCACCGGTCTCATCGCCGGCCAGGCGCGGATCGCCGACGGCCGCTTCACCTTGACCATGCCCAAGTGCGCGCCGATCACCGCCAAGGCCTATGCCCTCGGCGACGCCCCGGTCACCGCGATCAAGGGCGCGCTCTGCCCCGCCAAGGCTCCGCTGGTCACGGCTGGGGCCAACGGCTGGAACGCCGCCGTCCGCTTCCAGGACGCCGAGGGTGAACTGGCGCTCGCCCAGGCCAAGCTGCAAGGCATCAAGGGCGAGGCGAGCCTGGGGGGAGCCGGCGGCTTCGAGCGCGCCACCGTCCAGGTCGCCAGCGCCGCCGTAACCGACGCCGCGCCGGAACGCCGCTTCAATCCCATCTTGGCGAAGGGTGACCTGACGCTGTCAGGCGGCCTATGGAACGGAAGCTTCCAGGCCACGACGCCGGTCGGCGCGCCGCTGGGCGAGATCCGCCTGCGCCACGTGGTGGCGACTGGCATTGGCCAGGCCGATATCGACGCCTCGAAACTGACCTTCGCCAAGGGTGGACTGCAACCGGCCGACCTGTCGCCGATGGCCGCCTTCGCCAAGAACGCGCAGGGCCCGGCCAGCTTCACCGGCGTCTTCGCCTGGAACGCCACGGGCGCGACCAGCCGTGGCCGCCTGGTCGCCAGCAAGATCGACTTCACCAGCCCGATCGGCCTGGTCGCCACCCTGGACGGCGCCGTCGACTTCGACAGCCTGGCGCCCCTGACCACCGCCCCGCGCCAGACCCTGAAGATCGCCAAGATCGACTCCATCGTGCCGCTCACCGCCGTGGAGTCCGAGTTCCAGCTGGCCGCCGACAGCCTCAAGGTCTCCAAGGCCACGTTCGAGGCCGCCAAGGGCAGGATCTCGATCGAGCCGATCGACGTGCCCCTGGGCCTAGACAAGACCCTCAGCGGGACCATCGTCATCGAGCATCTCGACCTGGGCGAAGTCATCGCCGCCTCGTCCCTGGCCGACAAGGTCAAGGTCGTGGCCGTGGTCGACGGCCGCCTGCCGTTCACCTTCGGCCCTGAAGGCCTGCGCTTCCAGGACGGGAAGATCCACGCCATCCAGCCAGGGCGGATCGAACTAGCCCGCGCGGCCCTGACAGGCGTCCAGGCCAGCCCGGCCGACAGCCCCGGCGCGCCACCGGCTCAGCCGGCGCAGGTCAACGCGATCCAGGACTTCGCCTATCAGGCCATGGAGAACCTGGCCTTCGAGCAGCTCGAAGCCGGCGTCAACAGCACCGACAAGGGCCGCCTGGGCATCCTCTTCCACATCAAGGGTGAGCACGACCCGAAGATCGCCGAGAAGGCCCGGGTCGGGATCCTGGACCTGCTGCGTGGCCGGGCCTTCGACAAGCGCATCGCCCTGCCGGCCAAGACGCCGGTCGACCTGACGCTCGACACGTCGCTGAACTTCGACGAGCTTCTGGCGGCCTGGCGCCGTTCATTCGCTCCCGAAGATGAGGCGGCCCAACCCCGTTCAGGTGCGGTTCAACCTTGA
- the dapB gene encoding 4-hydroxy-tetrahydrodipicolinate reductase yields the protein MSQPVKIAIAGANGRMGQAVSKALEGRADAIVAARFERPGVDGADLVSRQEALATAEAVIDFTLPEASVLLAEEAAVLFEKNGGGPALIIGSTGFSDEQLARIDAAATKIPIVRSGNYSLGVNMLMGLVRQAAAALPAEDWDIEVFEAHHKRKIDAPSGTALMLGEAAAEGRNVGLGQVADRGRDGVTGARKAGAIGFSVVRGGGIIGEHSVIFAGESESLTLSHSAIDRGLFARGAIAAAVWVKGKPPGLYDMQDVLGFSK from the coding sequence TTGTCCCAGCCCGTGAAGATCGCGATCGCCGGCGCCAACGGCCGCATGGGCCAGGCTGTGAGCAAAGCCCTGGAAGGCCGCGCCGACGCGATCGTCGCCGCGCGCTTCGAGCGCCCGGGCGTGGATGGCGCCGACCTGGTCTCGCGCCAGGAGGCCCTGGCGACCGCCGAGGCGGTGATCGACTTCACCTTGCCGGAAGCCTCGGTGCTGCTGGCCGAAGAAGCCGCCGTCTTGTTTGAGAAGAATGGGGGCGGGCCGGCCCTGATCATCGGCTCGACGGGCTTCTCCGACGAACAGCTGGCCCGCATCGACGCCGCCGCGACCAAGATCCCTATCGTCCGCTCGGGCAACTATTCGCTGGGCGTCAACATGCTGATGGGCCTGGTGCGCCAGGCCGCCGCCGCCCTGCCGGCCGAAGACTGGGACATCGAGGTCTTCGAGGCCCACCACAAGCGCAAGATCGACGCCCCCTCGGGCACGGCCCTGATGCTGGGCGAGGCCGCCGCCGAGGGGCGCAACGTCGGCCTTGGCCAGGTCGCCGACCGGGGCCGGGACGGCGTCACCGGCGCGCGCAAGGCGGGCGCGATCGGCTTCTCGGTCGTGCGCGGCGGCGGCATCATCGGCGAGCACAGTGTGATCTTCGCGGGCGAATCCGAGAGCCTGACCCTGTCGCACTCGGCCATCGACCGGGGCCTGTTCGCGCGCGGGGCCATCGCCGCCGCCGTGTGGGTCAAGGGCAAGCCGCCGGGCCTGTACGACATGCAGGACGTGCTGGGCTTTTCGAAGTAG
- a CDS encoding NADP-dependent malic enzyme, which produces MSDAERKTFTDEEALAFHRYPQPGKLEVTPTKPMATQRDLSLAYSPGVAVPVHAIAADPDMAYEYTSKGNMVAVISNGTAILGLGDLGALASKPVMEGKAVLFKRFGDVDSIDIEISSKDPDEIITVVKNIGISFGGINLEDIKSPECFRIETELQDLLDIPVFHDDQHGTAIICAAGLINACHITGKKLEDVKVVLNGPGAAGIASLELIKAMGVHPANVIAVDSKGVLYEGRTEGMNQWKSAHAVKTDKRTLAEAVAGADVLLGLSAKGAFTPEMIASMAPNPVIFAMANPDPEITPEEVHAVRPDAIMGTGRSDYPNQVNNVLGFPYIFRGALDVRARRVNHEMKIACAQALAMLAREDVPDEVAAAYHGRQLKFGPQYIIPSAFDPRLIWYVPPFVAQAAMDTGVARKPIADMDAYRAGLAQRLDPTAGFLQKISGAVLANPKRIVFAEGEDPSVIRAAYAYQTGGYGKAILCGRENLVHENMKLVGLDPETVGLEIVNARLSDRNPDYVDALYHRLQRQGYLKRDVQRLINQDRNSFAASMVTLGEADGMVTGVTRSFDQALEEVLRVVDPAPGGRIMGMSVVLAKGRTIFVADTNVTELPEAEELVEIACEAARAVKRLGFKPRVAFMSYSTFGNPMGLRSEKVREAVAMLDEMDVEFEYEGEMPPELALDPEKRANYPFMRLTDSANILVMPAIHAASISTKLVQSLGGATVIGPVLLGLSKSIQIAPLSASVSKILNMAMMAAYDTPEEDTAA; this is translated from the coding sequence ATGAGCGACGCGGAACGCAAGACCTTCACGGATGAGGAGGCCTTGGCCTTCCACCGTTACCCCCAGCCGGGCAAGCTGGAGGTGACCCCGACCAAGCCGATGGCGACCCAGCGCGATCTGTCGCTGGCCTATTCGCCCGGCGTCGCCGTGCCGGTCCACGCCATCGCCGCCGATCCGGACATGGCCTACGAATACACCTCCAAGGGCAACATGGTCGCCGTGATCAGCAACGGCACCGCCATTCTGGGCCTGGGTGATCTCGGCGCGCTGGCCTCGAAGCCGGTGATGGAAGGCAAGGCCGTCCTCTTCAAGCGCTTCGGCGACGTCGACAGCATCGACATCGAGATCAGCTCCAAGGATCCCGACGAGATCATCACGGTGGTCAAGAACATCGGGATCTCGTTCGGCGGCATCAATCTGGAGGACATCAAGAGCCCTGAGTGCTTCCGCATCGAGACCGAGCTGCAGGACCTGCTCGACATCCCGGTGTTCCATGACGACCAGCACGGCACGGCGATCATCTGCGCCGCCGGCCTGATCAACGCCTGCCACATCACCGGCAAGAAGCTGGAGGACGTGAAGGTCGTGCTGAACGGCCCCGGCGCGGCGGGCATCGCCTCGCTGGAGCTGATCAAGGCCATGGGCGTCCACCCGGCCAACGTCATCGCGGTCGACAGCAAGGGCGTGCTCTACGAGGGCCGCACCGAGGGCATGAACCAGTGGAAGAGCGCCCACGCGGTCAAGACCGACAAGCGCACCCTGGCTGAAGCCGTCGCCGGCGCCGACGTACTGCTGGGGCTTTCGGCGAAGGGCGCCTTCACGCCCGAGATGATCGCCAGCATGGCGCCCAACCCGGTCATCTTCGCTATGGCCAATCCCGATCCTGAGATCACGCCCGAAGAGGTGCACGCCGTCCGCCCCGACGCGATCATGGGCACGGGCCGCAGCGACTATCCCAACCAGGTCAATAACGTCCTGGGCTTTCCCTACATCTTCCGCGGCGCCCTGGACGTGCGCGCCCGTCGCGTCAATCACGAGATGAAGATCGCCTGCGCCCAGGCCCTGGCCATGCTGGCGCGCGAGGATGTGCCCGACGAGGTCGCCGCCGCCTATCACGGCCGCCAGCTGAAGTTCGGCCCGCAATACATCATCCCCTCGGCCTTCGACCCGCGCCTGATCTGGTACGTGCCGCCGTTCGTGGCCCAGGCGGCCATGGACACGGGCGTGGCCCGCAAGCCGATCGCCGACATGGACGCCTATCGCGCCGGCCTTGCCCAGCGCCTGGATCCGACCGCCGGCTTCCTGCAGAAGATTTCCGGCGCGGTGCTGGCCAATCCCAAGCGCATCGTCTTCGCCGAGGGCGAGGATCCCAGCGTCATCCGCGCCGCCTACGCCTACCAGACTGGCGGCTACGGCAAGGCCATCCTGTGCGGCCGCGAGAACCTGGTGCACGAGAACATGAAGCTGGTCGGCCTCGATCCCGAGACCGTCGGGCTGGAGATCGTCAACGCCCGCCTGTCCGACCGCAATCCGGACTATGTCGACGCGCTCTATCACCGCCTGCAGCGCCAGGGTTACCTGAAGCGCGACGTCCAGCGCCTGATCAACCAGGACCGCAACAGCTTCGCCGCCTCGATGGTCACCCTGGGCGAGGCCGACGGCATGGTCACCGGCGTCACCCGCAGCTTCGACCAGGCCCTGGAAGAGGTGCTGCGCGTCGTCGACCCCGCGCCGGGCGGCCGGATCATGGGCATGTCGGTGGTGCTGGCCAAGGGCCGCACGATCTTCGTGGCCGACACCAACGTCACCGAGCTGCCGGAGGCCGAGGAGCTGGTCGAGATCGCCTGCGAGGCCGCCCGCGCGGTCAAGCGCCTGGGCTTCAAGCCGCGCGTCGCCTTCATGAGCTATTCGACCTTCGGCAACCCGATGGGCCTGCGCTCGGAGAAGGTGCGCGAGGCCGTGGCCATGCTCGACGAGATGGACGTCGAGTTCGAATACGAGGGCGAAATGCCGCCGGAACTGGCGCTGGATCCTGAAAAGCGCGCCAACTATCCGTTCATGCGCCTGACCGACAGCGCCAATATCCTGGTCATGCCGGCCATCCACGCCGCCTCGATCTCGACCAAGCTGGTGCAGTCGCTGGGCGGGGCCACGGTGATCGGGCCGGTGCTGCTGGGCCTGTCCAAGTCGATCCAGATCGCGCCGCTGTCGGCCTCGGTGTCCAAGATCCTGAACATGGCGATGATGGCGGCCTACGACACGCCGGAGGAGGATACGGCGGCGTAA
- a CDS encoding phosphoribosylanthranilate isomerase yields MSISALGAKICGLSTPETVKAAFDGGAAFLGFVFFDKSPRNLAPETAARLVEPVRGRGVKSVAVTVDPDDALIERLMATMRPDLIQVHGKETPSRVREIAARSGVGVIKAFSVSSSADVDQASAFDSVAEHLMFDAKPVEGSVLPGGTGARFDWGLLEGRRFSRPHFLAGGLDPWNVAEAIKVSGTPIVDVSSGVERGPGLKDPALITAFLDAVKRAQD; encoded by the coding sequence ATGAGCATTTCCGCCCTTGGGGCCAAGATCTGCGGACTGTCGACGCCCGAGACGGTGAAGGCCGCCTTCGACGGGGGGGCGGCGTTCCTGGGGTTCGTCTTCTTCGACAAGAGCCCGCGCAACCTCGCGCCCGAGACCGCCGCGCGGCTGGTCGAGCCAGTTCGCGGGCGCGGCGTGAAGAGCGTCGCGGTGACGGTCGATCCCGACGACGCCCTGATCGAGCGCCTGATGGCCACCATGCGCCCCGACCTGATCCAGGTGCACGGCAAGGAGACGCCCTCGCGGGTCCGCGAGATCGCCGCCCGGAGCGGCGTCGGCGTCATCAAGGCCTTCTCGGTGTCGTCTTCCGCCGATGTCGACCAGGCGAGCGCTTTCGACAGCGTCGCCGAGCACCTGATGTTCGACGCCAAGCCCGTCGAAGGCTCCGTTTTGCCAGGCGGCACGGGCGCCCGGTTCGACTGGGGACTGCTGGAAGGCCGGCGCTTTTCGCGGCCGCATTTCCTCGCCGGCGGCCTGGATCCGTGGAACGTGGCGGAGGCGATCAAGGTCTCCGGAACCCCGATCGTGGACGTTTCTTCTGGCGTGGAGCGCGGTCCGGGCCTAAAGGACCCGGCTCTGATCACGGCGTTTCTTGACGCCGTCAAACGCGCCCAAGACTGA
- the trpB gene encoding tryptophan synthase subunit beta, with the protein MNAPSKPNDYSAYPDANGRFGDFGGRYVAETLMPLVLELGEAYAAAKADPKFQAELTSFNTHYAGRPSPLYFAERLTEHFGGAKIYFKRDELNHTGSHKINNALGQILLAMRMGKTRIIAETGAGQHGVATATVCARFGLPCVVYMGATDVERQKPNVFRMNLLGAEVRPVTSGTGTLKDAMNEAMRDWVTNVHDTYYLIGTAAGPHPYPVMVRDFQSVIGTEAREQILEMEGRLPDAVVACIGGGSNAIGLFHPFLGDEGVRLIGVEAAGHGVSTDKHAASLTGGRPGVLHGNRTYLLQDDDGQIIDAHSISAGLDYPGIGPEHSFLHEIGRAEYVSTTDDEALAAFQLCSTLEGIIPALEPAHALARVGEIAQELGKGKIVVMNLCGRGDKDIFTVAEALGRSI; encoded by the coding sequence GTGAACGCTCCTTCAAAGCCCAACGACTATTCGGCCTATCCCGACGCCAACGGCCGCTTCGGCGACTTCGGCGGCCGCTACGTGGCCGAGACCCTGATGCCGCTGGTGCTGGAACTGGGCGAGGCCTACGCCGCCGCCAAGGCTGATCCGAAGTTCCAGGCCGAGCTGACCAGCTTCAACACCCACTATGCCGGCCGGCCCAGCCCGCTCTATTTCGCCGAGCGGCTGACCGAGCACTTCGGCGGGGCCAAGATCTATTTCAAGCGCGACGAGCTGAACCACACCGGCTCGCACAAGATCAACAACGCCCTGGGCCAGATCCTGCTGGCCATGCGGATGGGCAAGACCCGGATCATCGCCGAGACCGGCGCCGGCCAGCACGGCGTGGCCACCGCCACCGTCTGCGCCCGCTTTGGCCTGCCATGCGTCGTCTATATGGGCGCCACCGACGTCGAACGTCAGAAGCCCAACGTCTTCCGCATGAACCTGCTGGGCGCTGAAGTGCGTCCCGTGACCTCGGGCACCGGCACCCTGAAGGACGCCATGAACGAGGCGATGCGCGATTGGGTCACCAACGTGCACGACACCTATTACCTGATCGGCACGGCGGCTGGCCCGCACCCCTATCCGGTGATGGTCCGCGACTTCCAGAGCGTGATCGGGACCGAAGCGCGCGAGCAGATCCTGGAAATGGAAGGCCGTCTCCCCGACGCGGTGGTCGCCTGCATCGGCGGCGGCTCCAACGCCATCGGCCTGTTCCATCCGTTCCTGGGCGACGAGGGCGTGCGCCTGATCGGCGTCGAGGCGGCCGGCCACGGCGTCTCCACCGACAAGCACGCGGCCTCCCTGACCGGCGGCCGCCCCGGCGTGCTGCACGGCAACCGCACCTACTTGCTGCAGGACGACGACGGCCAGATCATCGACGCACACTCGATCTCGGCCGGCCTGGACTATCCCGGCATCGGCCCCGAGCACTCGTTCCTGCACGAGATCGGCCGCGCCGAATATGTCTCGACCACCGACGACGAGGCCCTGGCGGCCTTCCAGCTGTGCTCGACCCTCGAAGGCATCATTCCGGCGCTGGAACCGGCCCACGCCCTGGCCCGGGTCGGCGAGATCGCCCAGGAACTGGGCAAGGGCAAGATCGTGGTGATGAATCTCTGCGGTCGCGGCGACAAGGACATCTTCACGGTGGCCGAAGCGCTGGGGCGCTCCATTTGA
- the trpA gene encoding tryptophan synthase subunit alpha, with protein MTKDRIDRRFAALKAENRAGFVTYVMAGDPDAATTLSVLKGLPGAGADLIELGFPFSDPMAEGPTIQRAAQRGLKSGMTLQGTLDLVAAFRAGDADTPIILMGYLNPVLNRGFESFAAAAAKAGVDGLIIVDCPPEEADPLSDALEAEGIALIRLAAPTTDDARLPMVIRRTSGFVYYVSVAGVTGVKSADAADVAPAVERLRKASGLPVAVGFGIRTPEQAAAVARVADAAVVGSALVDEIESAAKLNENVTEKVLLKASELAKAVRSARVGTK; from the coding sequence ATGACCAAAGACCGTATCGACCGTCGCTTCGCGGCGCTGAAGGCCGAGAACCGCGCCGGTTTCGTGACCTATGTCATGGCCGGCGATCCCGACGCCGCAACCACCTTGAGCGTGCTCAAGGGCCTGCCGGGCGCCGGCGCTGATCTGATCGAACTGGGCTTTCCCTTCTCGGATCCGATGGCCGAGGGCCCGACCATCCAGCGCGCCGCCCAGCGCGGCCTGAAGTCGGGCATGACCCTGCAGGGGACGCTGGACCTGGTCGCCGCCTTCCGCGCGGGCGACGCCGACACCCCGATCATCCTGATGGGCTATCTGAACCCGGTGCTGAACCGAGGCTTCGAAAGCTTCGCCGCTGCGGCCGCCAAGGCCGGCGTCGATGGCCTGATCATCGTCGATTGCCCGCCCGAGGAAGCTGACCCGCTGTCGGACGCCCTGGAGGCCGAAGGCATCGCCCTGATCCGCCTGGCGGCCCCGACCACCGACGATGCGCGCCTGCCGATGGTCATCCGTCGCACCTCGGGCTTCGTCTATTACGTCTCGGTCGCCGGCGTGACCGGGGTGAAGTCGGCCGACGCCGCCGACGTGGCCCCGGCCGTCGAGCGGCTGCGCAAGGCCTCGGGCCTGCCGGTCGCGGTGGGCTTTGGCATCCGCACGCCCGAGCAGGCCGCTGCCGTCGCCCGCGTGGCCGATGCCGCCGTGGTGGGCTCGGCGCTGGTCGACGAAATCGAGTCGGCGGCCAAGTTGAACGAAAACGTGACCGAGAAGGTTCTTCTCAAGGCGTCGGAGCTGGCTAAGGCTGTGCGTTCGGCGCGAGTCGGGACGAAGTGA
- a CDS encoding acetyl-CoA carboxylase carboxyltransferase subunit beta — MAMAEPQDPKKGEKKVATDRRGGWLSRIAPGVRGAFAKRETPENLWVKCPDTGEMIFRSDLEAALWVTPAGRHMRIGPEARFKFTFDDGQYEALPTPAVPEDPLKFSDGKPYKDRLIAARKATGEPDAMAIGYGKVAGVDAVVLVQDFAFMGGSLGMAAGEGFIAAAKAALERQVPMIAFTAAGGARMQEGALSLMQMARTTLAINELKDAALPYVVVLTDPTTGGVTASYAMLGDIHLAEPGALIGFAGPRVIEQTIRETLPPGFQRSEYLVEKGMVDRVTHRKDLPQVLGSVLGTLMMGRNRKAA, encoded by the coding sequence ATGGCTATGGCTGAACCCCAGGACCCGAAAAAGGGCGAGAAAAAAGTGGCGACTGACCGCCGAGGCGGCTGGCTGTCGCGGATCGCACCGGGTGTGCGCGGCGCGTTCGCCAAGCGCGAGACGCCCGAGAACCTCTGGGTCAAGTGCCCCGACACGGGCGAGATGATCTTCCGCTCCGACCTGGAGGCGGCCCTGTGGGTCACGCCGGCCGGTCGCCACATGCGGATCGGGCCGGAAGCCCGCTTCAAGTTCACCTTCGACGACGGCCAGTACGAGGCGCTGCCGACCCCGGCGGTCCCTGAAGATCCGCTGAAGTTCTCGGACGGCAAGCCCTACAAGGATCGCCTGATCGCGGCCCGCAAGGCCACCGGCGAGCCGGACGCCATGGCCATCGGCTACGGCAAGGTCGCCGGCGTCGACGCCGTGGTGCTGGTCCAGGACTTCGCCTTCATGGGCGGTTCGCTGGGCATGGCCGCGGGCGAGGGCTTCATCGCCGCCGCCAAGGCCGCCCTAGAGCGCCAGGTCCCGATGATCGCCTTCACCGCCGCCGGCGGCGCCCGCATGCAGGAAGGCGCGCTGTCGCTGATGCAGATGGCCCGCACGACCCTGGCGATCAACGAGCTGAAGGACGCGGCCCTGCCCTACGTCGTGGTCCTCACCGACCCGACCACCGGCGGCGTCACCGCCTCCTACGCCATGCTCGGCGATATCCACCTGGCCGAGCCGGGCGCCCTGATCGGCTTCGCCGGTCCGCGCGTCATCGAGCAGACCATCCGCGAGACCCTGCCGCCGGGCTTCCAACGCTCGGAATATCTGGTCGAAAAGGGCATGGTCGACCGCGTCACCCACCGCAAGGACCTGCCGCAGGTGCTGGGCTCGGTGCTGGGAACCCTGATGATGGGCCGCAACCGCAAGGCGGCTTAA